One stretch of Streptomyces peucetius DNA includes these proteins:
- a CDS encoding Crp/Fnr family transcriptional regulator, giving the protein MPGEKSANDRHAAYEPFTPDELLLFRSAGRLRTWERGDSLMREGGRPDHIVLILSGLAKVTAESDNGYTSVLALRGPGELVGELSCLDSTERSATVTALEHLSGVVVGGEAFLRLLEHHATLTLAVLRSVVARLRDSDSLRTEQGARSSRSMLARVLLDTAVRHGVAVDEPAGALEVRMNQQELAGAAGVSRESVVRSLRAMHAAGLVTTRRGRTCVLDLTGVRRWAEE; this is encoded by the coding sequence GTGCCAGGGGAGAAATCTGCGAATGACCGCCATGCGGCGTACGAGCCCTTCACCCCCGACGAACTGCTGCTCTTCCGCAGCGCCGGCCGGCTCCGCACCTGGGAGCGCGGCGACTCCCTGATGCGCGAGGGCGGCCGGCCGGACCACATCGTCCTCATACTGAGCGGACTCGCCAAGGTCACCGCCGAGTCCGACAACGGCTACACCAGCGTGCTCGCTCTGCGGGGCCCCGGTGAACTCGTCGGCGAACTCTCCTGTCTCGACAGCACGGAGCGCTCCGCGACGGTGACCGCTCTCGAGCACCTCTCGGGGGTGGTCGTCGGCGGTGAGGCGTTCCTCCGCCTTCTCGAGCATCACGCAACGCTCACTTTGGCTGTCCTGCGCAGCGTAGTGGCCCGGCTCAGGGACTCGGACAGCCTGCGTACGGAACAGGGCGCCCGGTCCTCCCGCTCCATGCTCGCCCGTGTCCTGCTGGACACCGCCGTACGGCACGGCGTGGCCGTCGACGAACCGGCCGGCGCGCTCGAGGTGCGGATGAACCAACAGGAACTCGCGGGCGCCGCAGGTGTGTCGCGCGAGTCCGTGGTGCGTTCGTTGCGTGCGATGCACGCAGCCGGACTGGTCACCACCAGGCGTGGCCGTACGTGCGTCCTCGACCTCACCGGCGTACGGCGCTGGGCCGAGGAGTGA
- the rarD gene encoding EamA family transporter RarD, which translates to MKSEKEQRAGLLYGIGAYGMWGLVPLFWPLLKPSGAVEILAHRMVWSLAIVAVALLALRRWGWVRELVRQPGKLGLVALAATVITVNWGVYIWSVNSGHVVEASLGYFINPLVTIAMGVLLLKERLRPAQWAAVGIGFAAVLVLAIGYGQPPWISLTLAFSFATYGLVKKKVNIGGLESLAAETAIQFLPALAFLVWLGSDGTGTFGAHGAGHAALLAATGLVTAVPLVCFGAAAIRVPLSTLGLLQYLAPVFQFLLGILYFHEAMPAERWAGFALVWLALTCLTWDALRTARRNKADALRLAALATASGAHPAAAAAASQTGPVAQTGTVATEPVAGTLRTGQEAGPTA; encoded by the coding sequence GTGAAGTCGGAGAAGGAACAGCGGGCCGGGTTGCTGTACGGGATCGGTGCCTACGGAATGTGGGGTCTGGTCCCTCTTTTCTGGCCGCTGCTCAAGCCGTCCGGTGCCGTCGAGATCCTCGCCCACCGGATGGTCTGGTCCCTGGCGATCGTGGCCGTCGCACTCCTGGCGCTCAGGCGCTGGGGCTGGGTGCGTGAATTGGTACGCCAGCCAGGCAAGCTGGGTCTCGTCGCCCTCGCCGCCACGGTGATCACCGTCAACTGGGGCGTCTACATCTGGTCCGTGAACTCGGGCCACGTCGTCGAGGCGTCACTCGGCTACTTCATCAATCCGCTGGTCACCATCGCGATGGGCGTGCTGCTCCTGAAGGAACGGCTCCGCCCGGCGCAGTGGGCGGCCGTCGGCATCGGCTTCGCCGCGGTTCTGGTGCTGGCCATCGGCTACGGGCAGCCGCCGTGGATCTCGCTGACGCTCGCGTTCTCGTTCGCCACGTACGGGCTGGTGAAGAAGAAGGTCAACATCGGCGGCCTGGAGTCGCTGGCCGCCGAGACCGCCATCCAGTTCCTCCCCGCGCTGGCGTTCCTGGTCTGGCTGGGCTCGGACGGCACCGGCACGTTCGGCGCGCACGGGGCCGGACACGCGGCACTGCTCGCCGCGACCGGCCTGGTGACGGCCGTGCCGCTGGTCTGCTTCGGCGCGGCGGCGATACGGGTGCCGCTCTCCACGCTGGGGCTGCTGCAGTACCTGGCCCCGGTGTTCCAGTTCCTGCTCGGCATCCTCTACTTCCACGAGGCGATGCCCGCGGAACGGTGGGCGGGCTTCGCGCTGGTGTGGCTGGCGCTGACCTGTCTGACCTGGGACGCACTGCGCACGGCGCGCCGCAACAAGGCTGATGCCCTGCGACTGGCGGCCCTGGCGACGGCCTCGGGCGCACACCCGGCCGCGGCCGCGGCGGCGTCGCAGACCGGGCCCGTGGCGCAGACGGGGACCGTCGCGACGGAGCCGGTCGCGGGCACATTGCGCACCGGGCAGGAGGCCGGGCCGACGGCCTGA
- a CDS encoding 2-oxoacid:ferredoxin oxidoreductase subunit beta: MSEALGLVPKAEAEQSMKDFKSDQEVRWCPGCGDYAVLAAVQGFMPELGLAKENIVFVSGIGCSSRFPYYMNTYGMHSIHGRAPAIATGLASSRRDLSVWVVTGDGDALSIGGNHLIHALRRNVNLKILLFNNRIYGLTKGQYSPTSEVGKITKSTPMGSLDAPFNPVSLALGAEASFVARTVDSDRKHLTEVLRQAADHAGTALVEIYQNCNIFNDGAFEVLKDKDKAQEAVIRLEHGQPIRFGAQGEKGVVRDPSTGDLEVVEVTADNESRVLVHDAHSTSPTTAFALSRLADADTLHHTPIGVLRSVERPVYDTLMADQLDTAVERDGKGDLAALLAGNDTWTVVG, translated from the coding sequence ATGAGTGAGGCACTGGGGCTCGTGCCCAAGGCCGAGGCCGAGCAGTCGATGAAGGACTTCAAGTCCGACCAGGAAGTGCGCTGGTGCCCGGGCTGCGGCGACTACGCCGTGCTCGCCGCCGTGCAGGGCTTCATGCCCGAACTGGGGCTGGCGAAGGAGAACATCGTCTTCGTCTCGGGCATCGGCTGCTCGTCCCGTTTCCCGTACTACATGAACACCTACGGGATGCACTCCATCCACGGCCGTGCGCCCGCCATCGCGACGGGGCTCGCCTCGTCGAGACGCGACCTGTCGGTGTGGGTCGTCACGGGTGACGGCGACGCGCTGTCCATCGGCGGCAACCACCTGATCCACGCGCTGCGCCGCAATGTGAACCTGAAGATCCTGCTGTTCAACAACCGCATCTACGGACTCACCAAGGGCCAGTACAGCCCCACCTCCGAAGTCGGCAAGATCACCAAGTCGACGCCGATGGGCTCCCTCGACGCGCCCTTCAACCCGGTGTCGCTGGCGCTGGGCGCCGAGGCCTCGTTCGTCGCCCGTACCGTCGACTCCGACCGCAAGCACCTCACCGAGGTGCTGCGCCAGGCCGCCGACCACGCGGGCACGGCGCTCGTGGAGATCTACCAGAACTGCAACATCTTCAACGACGGCGCCTTCGAGGTCCTCAAGGACAAGGACAAGGCGCAGGAGGCCGTCATCCGGCTCGAGCACGGGCAGCCGATCCGCTTCGGCGCACAGGGCGAGAAGGGCGTCGTGCGCGACCCGTCCACCGGTGACCTCGAGGTCGTCGAGGTCACTGCGGACAACGAATCGCGCGTCCTGGTCCACGACGCGCACTCCACGTCCCCGACCACGGCCTTCGCGCTCTCCCGGCTGGCCGACGCCGACACCCTGCACCACACCCCCATCGGTGTGCTGCGCAGCGTCGAGCGCCCCGTCTACGACACGCTCATGGCCGACCAGCTCGATACGGCGGTCGAGCGGGACGGCAAGGGGGATCTCGCCGCGCTGCTCGCCGGCAACGACACCTGGACGGTCGTCGGCTGA
- a CDS encoding DUF6401 family natural product biosynthesis protein, whose protein sequence is MDALPHSGPPGCPLVGVAATYMPRLSEFSFEPGLVAAVDQHAAAVRDALVPLVPAPRRPGRAPRQEPYGMVRREDLADYVLGFTDWLSETDWTEPVGHDFATLRLTAVCWLIREHDLLAD, encoded by the coding sequence ATGGACGCACTGCCCCACAGCGGGCCGCCCGGCTGCCCGCTGGTCGGCGTGGCCGCCACGTACATGCCCCGGCTCTCGGAGTTCTCCTTCGAGCCGGGGCTTGTCGCGGCCGTCGACCAGCACGCGGCGGCCGTGCGCGACGCTCTCGTACCGCTGGTGCCCGCTCCGCGCCGCCCCGGCCGGGCTCCCCGCCAGGAGCCGTACGGCATGGTGCGGCGCGAGGATCTCGCGGACTATGTGCTGGGGTTCACCGACTGGCTGTCGGAGACCGACTGGACGGAACCGGTCGGCCACGACTTCGCGACGCTGCGGCTCACCGCCGTCTGCTGGCTGATCCGCGAGCACGATCTGCTCGCCGACTGA
- a CDS encoding protein phosphatase 2C domain-containing protein produces the protein MPVPYEPPDLHPVAHGSAPLGAVRHTEGPGARHGAAPRQLSPGGPAGEQPAPDGPPLSVAPEDDGPPVLLKSSRASRAPWLLPAEPAPHGLAADEAVLGGLVVRAGSVIGPGHRGQGKPRQDAYRIGRDRAGHHLVIAVADGMSDSAHSDVGAQVAVSALVNSLRTALDSGTPLERLDHREAFLAAAGQMDAVAGQRNWDADQVRAVAVAAVVPALPHENGRRRVWLAAIADVSAWRLCQGRWERLIGEEKGGFDPSAVSDYLPHRPDGVSWGIAELEADCALAVTTDGVGDALAAGPEARRWFAERWARPPALGTFLGQVGFDQVQMHDDRTAVVVWCGDRGRPA, from the coding sequence GTGCCCGTCCCGTACGAACCGCCGGACCTGCACCCCGTCGCGCACGGGTCCGCCCCGCTCGGTGCCGTTCGGCACACCGAGGGGCCGGGCGCCCGGCACGGCGCCGCACCGCGGCAGCTGTCGCCCGGCGGGCCGGCCGGCGAGCAGCCGGCACCCGACGGGCCGCCCCTGTCCGTCGCTCCGGAGGATGACGGCCCACCCGTGCTGCTGAAGTCCTCCCGGGCTTCCCGGGCGCCATGGCTGCTGCCCGCCGAACCGGCCCCGCACGGGCTGGCGGCGGACGAGGCCGTGCTCGGCGGGCTCGTGGTCAGGGCCGGGTCCGTGATCGGCCCCGGCCACCGGGGGCAGGGGAAACCGCGACAGGACGCCTACCGCATCGGCAGGGACCGGGCCGGTCACCACCTGGTGATCGCCGTGGCGGACGGCATGTCGGACAGCGCGCACTCGGACGTCGGCGCGCAAGTGGCCGTGTCGGCGCTGGTCAACTCACTGCGTACGGCACTGGACTCCGGAACCCCGCTGGAGCGGCTCGACCACCGCGAGGCGTTCCTCGCCGCTGCCGGGCAGATGGACGCGGTGGCCGGCCAGCGCAACTGGGACGCCGACCAGGTGCGGGCCGTCGCCGTCGCCGCGGTGGTGCCCGCGCTGCCGCACGAGAACGGCCGGCGCAGGGTGTGGCTCGCCGCGATCGCCGATGTGAGTGCCTGGCGGCTGTGCCAGGGCCGATGGGAGCGGCTCATCGGCGAGGAGAAGGGCGGGTTCGACCCGTCGGCCGTCTCCGACTACCTGCCGCACCGCCCCGACGGTGTCTCGTGGGGGATCGCAGAACTCGAGGCCGACTGCGCGCTGGCGGTGACAACCGACGGAGTCGGCGACGCCCTGGCAGCCGGACCCGAGGCGCGGCGCTGGTTCGCCGAACGGTGGGCCCGCCCGCCGGCTCTCGGGACGTTCCTGGGTCAGGTCGGTTTCGATCAGGTCCAGATGCACGACGACCGTACGGCCGTCGTGGTCTGGTGCGGGGACAGGGGGCGACCCGCGTGA
- a CDS encoding M28 family metallopeptidase, with protein sequence MKLSVPRRVPAVAALALAGLLATAAPAASAAPAGAPPAPASALAAPDIPLANVKAHLDRFQSIAGSNGGNRAHGRPGYKASIDYVKAELDAAGFTTSVQQFTYNGTTGYNLTADWPGGDVNQTVMAGAHLDSVSSGAGINDNGSGSAAVLEAALAVSRAQLQPAKHLRFGWWGAEELGLVGSKYYVNNLSSTERSRIAGYLNFDMIGSPNPGYFVYDDDPVIEQTFKNYFSGLGVPTEIETEGDGRSDHASFKNAGIPVGGLFTGASRTKTSAQAQKWGGTAGQAFDRCYHSSCDTTSNINDTALDRNSDAVAHAIWTLSAGTTEPPGELYENTTDVAIPDAGAAVTSTVTVSGRSGNAPAALKVGVDIKHTWRGDLVVDLVAPDGTAYRLKNSSGSDSADNVITTYTVDASAEPANGAWKLRVQDVARYDTGYIDSWRLTF encoded by the coding sequence ATGAAACTCTCCGTTCCCAGACGTGTCCCCGCGGTCGCCGCGCTCGCCCTGGCCGGGCTGCTCGCGACCGCCGCGCCCGCGGCGTCGGCCGCCCCGGCCGGAGCGCCACCGGCGCCGGCGTCCGCGCTCGCCGCACCCGACATACCGCTCGCCAACGTCAAGGCCCACCTCGACCGGTTCCAGTCCATCGCCGGCTCCAACGGCGGCAACCGCGCCCACGGCCGTCCCGGCTACAAGGCCTCGATCGACTACGTGAAGGCCGAGCTGGACGCGGCCGGATTCACCACCTCCGTACAGCAGTTCACCTACAACGGCACCACCGGCTACAACCTGACAGCCGACTGGCCGGGCGGCGACGTGAACCAGACGGTGATGGCCGGCGCCCACCTCGACTCGGTGAGCTCCGGCGCCGGCATCAACGACAACGGCTCGGGCTCCGCGGCCGTACTGGAGGCGGCACTCGCCGTCTCCCGCGCCCAGTTGCAGCCCGCGAAGCATCTGCGCTTCGGCTGGTGGGGCGCGGAGGAACTCGGTCTGGTCGGCTCGAAGTACTACGTCAACAACCTCTCCTCCACGGAGCGTTCGCGGATCGCCGGCTATCTGAACTTCGACATGATCGGCTCGCCCAACCCGGGTTACTTCGTCTACGACGACGACCCGGTGATCGAGCAGACCTTCAAGAACTACTTCTCCGGGCTCGGTGTCCCCACCGAGATCGAGACCGAGGGCGACGGCCGCTCCGACCACGCGTCGTTCAAGAACGCCGGCATACCGGTCGGCGGTCTTTTCACCGGCGCCAGTCGTACGAAGACCAGCGCCCAGGCCCAGAAGTGGGGCGGCACGGCAGGCCAGGCGTTCGACCGCTGCTACCACTCGTCGTGCGACACCACGTCGAACATCAACGACACCGCCCTGGACCGCAACAGCGACGCCGTCGCCCACGCGATATGGACGCTGTCCGCGGGCACGACCGAACCGCCCGGCGAGCTCTACGAGAACACCACCGACGTCGCGATCCCCGACGCCGGGGCCGCCGTCACCTCCACGGTGACGGTCTCCGGCCGCAGCGGCAACGCGCCCGCCGCGCTCAAGGTCGGCGTGGACATCAAGCACACCTGGCGCGGCGACCTCGTCGTGGACCTGGTGGCCCCGGACGGCACCGCGTACCGGCTGAAGAACTCGAGCGGAAGCGACTCCGCGGACAACGTGATCACCACCTACACGGTGGACGCCTCGGCCGAGCCGGCGAACGGCGCCTGGAAGCTGCGCGTCCAGGACGTGGCGCGCTACGACACGGGCTACATCGACAGCTGGAGGCTGACCTTCTAG
- a CDS encoding mechanosensitive ion channel family protein has product MQQPLALSVDFGQGFSDAWSAVARFIPKFIAFLAILVIGWFIAKAIAKVADKLLRKVGFERVSERSGISNTLRNSQYDATGIISKILYYAILLIALQLAFGVFGPNPVSNMINGAVSWIPKAIVACVIVVVAMAIARAVRDIIQGALAGTSYGRTLGTIAWGFIVALGAIAALSQAQIATSVTGPVLWAVLAAMAGILIVGVGGGLIGPMRQRWERWLATAEAETGRAKDTGSAYQRGRADAAAGQPATERQATRPDTGRGGQQGRDMGSHDMGRGRDTGRGRDEGWGRDEGPPLGNGRDPM; this is encoded by the coding sequence ATGCAGCAACCCCTCGCGCTATCGGTCGACTTCGGTCAAGGCTTCAGCGACGCGTGGTCCGCCGTGGCCAGGTTCATCCCCAAGTTCATCGCATTTCTGGCGATCCTGGTCATCGGCTGGTTCATCGCCAAGGCGATAGCCAAGGTCGCCGACAAGCTCCTGCGCAAGGTCGGCTTCGAGCGGGTGTCGGAACGCAGTGGCATCTCGAACACCCTCAGAAACTCGCAGTACGACGCCACCGGGATCATCAGCAAGATCCTCTACTACGCGATCCTGCTGATCGCCCTGCAACTGGCCTTCGGGGTGTTCGGCCCCAACCCGGTCAGCAACATGATCAACGGGGCCGTCTCGTGGATCCCGAAGGCGATCGTCGCCTGTGTCATCGTCGTCGTGGCCATGGCCATCGCACGCGCGGTGCGCGACATCATCCAGGGCGCTCTCGCCGGGACGTCCTACGGCCGGACGCTGGGCACGATCGCCTGGGGCTTCATCGTGGCGCTCGGCGCGATCGCCGCGCTCAGCCAGGCTCAGATCGCGACCTCCGTCACCGGTCCCGTGCTCTGGGCGGTACTCGCCGCCATGGCCGGAATCCTGATCGTCGGCGTCGGCGGCGGCCTCATCGGGCCGATGCGGCAGCGGTGGGAGCGCTGGCTCGCGACGGCGGAGGCCGAGACGGGCCGTGCCAAGGACACCGGCTCCGCCTATCAGCGCGGCCGTGCGGACGCCGCCGCCGGTCAGCCCGCGACCGAGCGCCAGGCCACCAGGCCGGACACGGGCCGAGGCGGGCAGCAGGGCCGCGACATGGGCAGCCACGACATGGGCCGCGGACGCGACACGGGTCGGGGGCGGGACGAGGGCTGGGGGCGGGACGAGGGCCCGCCGCTGGGCAACGGCCGCGACCCCATGTGA
- a CDS encoding Pycsar system effector family protein produces the protein MPDGADRYGQETAWRIHAALLDWTGKVDGKAAFALTVESAALALAAALHSGARPSPGDLPTGLSALLAVGATLLGAAALLAVLAVVPRMRVDRAARHPTPDFIYFGHIRVLEPEELARVLRTADPLPALSRQLVTMSRIAWYKHRCTQASLVLAAVGLVAVALVGAVV, from the coding sequence GTGCCGGACGGGGCCGACCGGTACGGCCAGGAGACAGCGTGGCGCATTCATGCTGCCCTCCTCGACTGGACGGGAAAGGTCGATGGCAAGGCCGCTTTCGCCTTGACCGTCGAATCCGCGGCTCTCGCGCTGGCGGCCGCCCTCCACTCCGGAGCACGCCCGTCGCCCGGTGACCTGCCGACCGGCCTCTCGGCCCTTCTGGCAGTGGGGGCAACGCTGTTGGGGGCCGCCGCACTGCTTGCCGTTCTCGCGGTCGTGCCCCGCATGAGGGTCGACCGGGCCGCCCGCCATCCCACCCCTGATTTCATCTACTTCGGTCATATTCGCGTGCTGGAGCCGGAGGAGTTGGCGCGGGTGCTGCGTACCGCCGACCCGCTGCCGGCGCTCAGCCGGCAGCTGGTCACGATGTCCAGGATCGCCTGGTACAAGCATCGTTGCACCCAGGCGTCCCTGGTGCTGGCCGCAGTCGGGCTGGTGGCGGTCGCACTCGTAGGGGCGGTCGTCTGA
- a CDS encoding ABC transporter permease has protein sequence MSQAETAAPVAPRTRGPLRSLGLFRSELTLTFRRWRTLALLGVLAAVPVLIGVAVRIETSGGGTVGGPGEGGTGPAFVTQITNNGLFLVFAALAATLPVFLPMAVGVVAGDSVAGEANAGTLRYLLVAPAGRTRLLLAKFTAVCAFCLVATLVVALSALAVGTLFFPLGDVTTISGVPVPFTEGLWRALLIAAVVAGSLVGLAAVGLFVSTLTTSGIAAMATTVGLLITVQILDTIPQLDAVHPYLFPHYWLSFADLMREPLLWDEVLRNLGLQAVYAAVFGSAAWARFTTKDITA, from the coding sequence ATGTCGCAGGCTGAGACGGCGGCGCCGGTCGCCCCGCGCACCCGCGGACCGCTGCGCTCGCTCGGACTGTTCCGCTCCGAGCTGACGCTGACCTTCCGCCGCTGGCGCACGCTCGCCCTGCTCGGCGTGCTGGCGGCCGTACCGGTCCTGATCGGTGTCGCCGTCAGGATCGAGACGAGCGGCGGCGGCACGGTCGGCGGCCCGGGCGAGGGCGGCACCGGGCCGGCCTTCGTCACCCAGATCACCAACAACGGACTGTTCCTGGTGTTCGCGGCCCTCGCCGCGACGCTGCCCGTCTTCCTGCCGATGGCGGTCGGTGTCGTCGCCGGGGACTCCGTCGCCGGCGAGGCGAACGCCGGCACACTGCGCTATCTGCTGGTCGCCCCGGCCGGACGGACCAGGCTGCTGCTGGCCAAGTTCACCGCCGTCTGCGCCTTCTGCCTGGTCGCGACCCTGGTCGTGGCCCTGTCGGCACTCGCCGTGGGGACGCTGTTCTTCCCGCTGGGCGATGTCACGACGATCTCCGGCGTCCCGGTGCCGTTCACGGAAGGGCTCTGGCGCGCCCTGCTGATCGCGGCGGTCGTCGCCGGGTCACTGGTGGGCCTGGCGGCCGTCGGACTGTTCGTGTCGACCCTCACGACCAGCGGCATCGCGGCGATGGCGACCACCGTGGGACTGCTGATCACCGTGCAGATCCTGGACACGATCCCGCAGTTGGACGCCGTCCACCCCTATCTCTTCCCGCACTACTGGCTGTCCTTCGCGGACCTGATGCGCGAGCCGCTCCTGTGGGACGAGGTCCTGCGGAACCTGGGCCTGCAGGCCGTGTACGCGGCGGTGTTCGGCTCTGCGGCCTGGGCCCGCTTCACCACGAAGGACATCACCGCGTAG
- a CDS encoding VOC family protein, with translation MTMHWKLVIDATDPHAQADFWAAALGYVVEDHSPLIEQLLAQGTVQGEATVESHGRRAWRDLAGVRHPDDPHDELSGMGLGRRLLFQQVPEPKTVKNRLHIDLHAEPGQRDAETARLEGLGASQLRQVSEQGGQWVVMTDPEGNEFCVQ, from the coding sequence ATGACGATGCACTGGAAGCTCGTGATCGACGCCACTGATCCGCACGCCCAGGCCGACTTCTGGGCAGCGGCACTCGGCTACGTCGTCGAGGACCACAGTCCTCTCATCGAGCAGCTCCTCGCCCAAGGTACGGTGCAGGGCGAGGCCACGGTCGAGTCGCACGGCCGACGGGCGTGGCGCGATCTGGCCGGGGTCCGGCATCCGGACGACCCCCACGACGAGCTGAGCGGCATGGGGCTCGGACGCAGGCTGCTCTTCCAACAGGTGCCGGAGCCGAAGACGGTGAAGAACCGGCTCCACATCGACCTGCACGCCGAACCGGGACAGCGGGACGCCGAGACCGCCAGGCTGGAGGGGCTGGGGGCCTCGCAGCTGCGGCAGGTGAGCGAGCAGGGTGGCCAATGGGTCGTGATGACCGACCCGGAGGGCAATGAGTTCTGCGTGCAGTAG
- a CDS encoding CGNR zinc finger domain-containing protein has protein sequence METTYTGYVTKSATDTPGLLLEPPSGGSFRFDPGALCLELLTTGGPGRLAAYEVLHDPAALLRWVADSRLSAGLQLDADDAGVAGARVLRHALWRMAAARAHGGDTDPADVAVVNEAAAAPPLAARIGADGSRQWAPGGATVTQLLSTVARDAVDLFTGPHAHRIRECGSHDCGLLFVDTSRPGRRRWCSMERCGNRNKVRAHRARLPGGEGGEGGEG, from the coding sequence ATGGAAACCACTTATACTGGTTACGTGACGAAGAGCGCAACGGACACGCCCGGCCTGCTGCTGGAACCGCCTTCGGGCGGCTCCTTCCGCTTCGACCCCGGCGCCCTGTGCCTGGAGCTGCTGACCACCGGAGGCCCCGGACGGTTGGCCGCGTACGAGGTGTTGCACGACCCCGCCGCACTGCTGCGGTGGGTGGCGGACAGTCGGCTGTCCGCGGGCCTGCAACTGGACGCGGACGACGCGGGCGTGGCCGGAGCCCGGGTGTTGCGCCACGCCCTGTGGCGCATGGCCGCGGCCAGGGCGCACGGCGGCGACACGGACCCGGCCGACGTGGCCGTGGTCAACGAGGCGGCGGCGGCGCCGCCGCTGGCGGCCCGTATCGGCGCGGACGGATCCAGGCAGTGGGCGCCGGGCGGCGCCACGGTGACTCAACTGCTCTCGACCGTGGCCCGGGATGCCGTGGACCTCTTCACCGGACCTCACGCGCACCGCATCCGCGAATGCGGCTCACACGACTGCGGACTGCTCTTCGTCGACACCTCGCGTCCCGGCCGCCGCCGCTGGTGCTCGATGGAGCGGTGCGGCAACCGCAACAAGGTGCGGGCGCACCGCGCCCGCCTCCCGGGCGGCGAAGGCGGCGAAGGCGGCGAAGGATGA
- a CDS encoding vWA domain-containing protein yields MSEYGPEASSTGFKAKGLPTYLVLDTSGSMKRHEQLLNATLLKIYDTLYTSPQLSEFIHLSVISFNTQPHVVTAMTDIETLETLPTVSCEGLTNVGPMLELVRARITEDVRTLSEAGTEVLRPVVFLLTDGIPTDEPRGAWKRDLDALQDRSWKPRPNIITYGFGDASEAVLSTIATAAAYIAEDNGEHTGAALSEAMSSLLNSLVASARVQSLQVPEEVKGYRTLPLDFVG; encoded by the coding sequence ATGAGCGAGTACGGCCCGGAGGCCTCGTCGACCGGTTTCAAGGCGAAGGGGCTTCCGACCTATCTGGTACTGGACACATCGGGGTCGATGAAGCGCCACGAGCAACTGCTCAACGCAACCCTGCTGAAGATCTACGACACCCTCTACACCAGTCCGCAGCTGTCGGAGTTCATCCACCTGTCGGTGATCTCCTTCAACACCCAGCCGCACGTCGTGACCGCGATGACGGACATCGAGACCCTGGAGACCCTGCCCACGGTCTCCTGCGAGGGCTTGACCAACGTCGGCCCGATGCTCGAACTCGTACGCGCCCGGATCACGGAGGATGTCAGGACTCTGTCCGAGGCCGGCACCGAAGTGCTGCGCCCCGTGGTGTTCCTGCTGACCGACGGCATTCCGACCGACGAGCCCCGGGGTGCCTGGAAGCGTGACCTCGACGCGCTGCAGGACCGTTCCTGGAAGCCCCGGCCGAACATCATCACGTACGGCTTCGGCGATGCGAGCGAGGCGGTGCTGAGCACCATCGCCACGGCGGCGGCCTACATCGCGGAGGACAACGGGGAGCACACCGGGGCGGCGCTGTCCGAGGCCATGAGCAGCCTGCTGAACTCGTTGGTGGCGTCCGCCCGCGTGCAGAGCCTCCAGGTCCCTGAGGAGGTCAAGGGGTACCGGACCCTACCGCTGGATTTCGTGGGCTGA